A stretch of Triticum aestivum cultivar Chinese Spring chromosome 1D, IWGSC CS RefSeq v2.1, whole genome shotgun sequence DNA encodes these proteins:
- the LOC123180395 gene encoding FBD-associated F-box protein At1g66310: protein MRKKKTAAPAPAPAPTATKTTAAAAVPAAAKKKPLAAKKTAAAAVPVAKKKAAAAAKKRASGGTAGCRPRKRARDDNCDGDLISNLPDAVLCTIISLLPTKDGARTQAIARRWRPLWRSAPLNIDAQNLRTGRSLPLRCKKKNLSTNNFQPSCRRRGPRPPQDSIVSRILSDHPGPVRCFDFRLTCICPKKEGHAQKLAQIESWFHSRSLHNLQELHIFFPILCRAARCSLPSSVLRFASTVVVATIGHCDVPKEIAPLLNFPLLKHLTLRSVSISEDVFHGAISSCHVLETLYLQGNVYTGPLRISSRTLRSIAFSHCHVGKEELVIEDTPRLERLLCPCSDGLNIRVNKAPKLEILGPLSPRTSNIQIAKLIFQGLVSTSLNNSICTVKVLALQFACTDLNAVLDVLRFFPCLEILYVMWNKYLNAEMNNVRHCDPITPIKCLETHLKKLVLKNYTGDEQDVSFAKFFVLNAKVLNEIKFGVSEKFDEKWVADQHRLLGVESEASPEFEFKHCSYYLNNYLDTHDLSIADPFNNSFLAKDHTLPVISISCPSSSDEVLWPV, encoded by the exons atgaggaagaagaagacggcggcgccggcgccggcgcctgcACCCACGGCTACCAAGACGACAGCGGCGGCAGCGGTGCCCGCGGCTGCTAAGAAGAAGCCCCTGGCGGCCAAGAAGACAGCGGCAGCCGCCGTACCCGTGGCcaagaagaaggcggcggcggcggccaagaagCGCGCATCCGGTGGAACGGCCGGGTGCAGGCCACGGAAACGGGCACGGGATGACAACTGCGACGGCGATCTCATCAGCAACCTTCCGGACGCCGTCCTCTGcaccatcatctccctcctccccaccAAGGACGGCGCTCGCACGCAGGCCATCGCCCGCcgatggcgccccctctggcgctccGCGCCTCTCAACATCGACGCCCAGAATCTCAGGACCGGCCGCAGTTTGCCCCTTCGCTGTAAAAAGAAGAACCTCAGCACCAATAATTTTCAGCCGTCGTGCCGCCGCCGAGGGCCTCGACCGCCGCAGGACTCCATCGTCTCCAGGATCCTCTCCGACCACCCTGGCCCCGTTCGCTGCTTCGACTTCCGCTTAACCTGCATCTGCCCGAAAAAAGAAGGGCACGCCCAGAAACTTGCTCAGATTGAGAGCTGGTTCCACTCTCGAAGCCTGCACAACCTTCAGGAGCTCCATATCTTCTTCCCGATCTTGTGTCGAGCAGCTCGATGCTCCTTGCCATCATCCGTGCTCCGTTTCGCATCGACTGTTGTTGTGGCTACAATCGGCCACTGCGATGTCCCAAAAGAGATCGCTCCTTTACTGAATTTCCCCCTCCTCAAGCATCTCACCCTACGGAGCGTTTCCATCTCAGAGGATGTCTTCCATGGGGCGATCTCCTCCTGCCATGTGTTGGAGACCCTATATCTGCAGGGAAATGTTTATACTGGTCCCCTCCGCATTAGCTCGCGAACTCTTAGGAGCATCGCCTTCAGTCATTGTCATGTTGGCAAAGAAGAATTGGTTATTGAGGACACCCCTCGCCTTGAAAGACTGCTTTGTCCATGCTCAGATGGTTTGAATATCCGGGTAAATAAGGCACCTAAACTGGAGATATTGGGCCCTTTGTCACCCCGCACCTCCAATATTCAGATTGCAAAGCTAATCTTTCAG GGGTTGGTTTCAACCAGCTTGAACAATTCGATATGCACAGTGAAGGTTTTGGCTCTCCAGTTTGCTTGCACTGATTTGAATGCAGTTCTTGACGTCCTCAGGTTTTTCCCCTGCTTGGAAATACTTTATGTTATG TGGAACAAATACTTGAACGCAGAGATGAACAATGTGCGTCATTGTGATCCAATAACTCCAATCAAATGCCTTGAGACCCATCTAAAAAAACTAGTGTTGAAGAATTACACAGGCGATGAGCAAGATGTTAGCTTTGCCAAGTTCTTTGTTCTGAATGCGAAAGTGCTAAACGAGATCAAATTTGGCGTTAGCGAGAAGTTCGACGAGAAATGGGTGGCTGATCAGCACAGGTTGCTAGGAGTGGAAAGTGAAGCTTCTCCAGAGTTCGAGTTTAAGCATTGTTCGTACTATTTGAATAACTATTTGGATACCCATGACTTGTCAATTGCCGATCCCTTCAACAACTCTTTTCTGGCCAAAGACCATACTCTTCCAGTGATATCAATATCATGTCCTTCCAGTTCTGACGAGGtgttatggccggtttag
- the LOC123180396 gene encoding DIBOA-glucoside dioxygenase BX6, whose translation MSTTTKGTAGYDRRRGLQAFDDTKAGVKGLVDASVTTIPPIFHHPPDSLATSSTATIPVIDLSGRRSEVVGEVRAATETVGFFQVVNHGVPADLLAEMLASVRRFHESPAEAKTPHYTRDLARKVRFNSNFDLFQSPAANWRDTLFCQALPDPPEPEELPTAVRGVLLEYGDAVRQLAVRVLELVSEAMGLAPDRLEKMGCADGLSVVSNYYPPCPQPHLTLGTSRHSDPAFLTVLLQDDMAGLQVLVDDDGEKRAVWADVPPVPGALVINVGDLLQLVSNGRLKSVEHRVVANRSRDRARISVAAFFNADLRQTTAVYGPIEEQVTSSAPPLYRSITVEEFLSHYDGKGLDGRPALDHFLLP comes from the coding sequence ATGTCCACCACCACTAAAGGTACAGCCGGCTACGACCGCCGCCGGGGGCTTCAGGCGTTCGACGACACCAAGGCCGGCGTcaagggcctcgtcgacgccagcgtcACCACCATCCCGCCCATCTTCCACCACCCTCCCGACTCCCTCGCCACTTCTTCCACCGCCACCATCCCGGTCATCGACCTCTCGGGCCGCCGATCCGAAGTGGTCGGCGAGGTGCGGGCGGCGACCGAGACGGTGGGCTTCTTCCAGGTGGTCAACCACGGCGTGCCGGCCGACCTACTCGCCGAGATGCTCGCGTCCGTGCGGCGGTTCCACGAGTCGCCGGCCGAGGCCAAGACGCCGCACTACACCCGGGACCTTGCCAGGAAGGTCCGGTTCAACTCCAACTTCGACCTCTTCCAGTCGCCGGCGGCCAATTGGCGCGACACCCTCTTCTGCCAGGCGCTCCCGGacccgccggagccggaggagctcCCCACCGCGGTGCGGGGCGTTTTGCTGGAGTACGGCGACGCGGTGCGGCAGCTCGCCGTGCGGGTGCTGGAGCTGGTGTCGGAGGCCATGGGGCTGGCGCCGGACCGGCTGGAGAAGATGGGGTGCGCGGATGGCCTGAGCGTGGTGAGCAACTACTACCCGCCGTGCCCGCAGCCGCACCTCACGCTCGGCACCAGCCGGCACTCCGACCCGGCGTTCCTCACCGTGCTCCTCCAGGACGACATGGCCGGCCTCCAGGTGCTCGTTGACGACGACGGCGAGAAGCGGGCAGTGTGGGCGGACGTCCCTCCGGTGCCGGGCGCTCTGGTGATCAACGTCGGCGACCTGCTCCAGCTGGTGAGCAACGGGAGGCTGAAGAGCGTGGAGCACCGGGTGGTGGCCAACAGGAGCAGGGACAGGGCAAGGATCTCGGTGGCGGCCTTCTTCAATGCCGACCTGAGGCAGACGACGGCGGTGTACGGCCCCATCGAGGAACAGGTAACCTCGTCGGCGCCGCCGTTGTACAGGAGCATCACGGTGGAGGAGTTCCTCTCTCACTACGACGGCAAAGGCCTGGACGGTCGCCCGGCGCTGGACCATTTCCTTCTTCCTTGA
- the LOC123165660 gene encoding DIBOA-glucoside dioxygenase BX6-like: MAGLQVLVDDGGSGGEKRCVWVDVPPVRGALVINVGDLLQLVSNGRLKSVDHRVVANRSSDRARISVAAFFNADLRRTEDDGGVRPHRGTGVLVGAAVVQEHHGGGVPLSL, encoded by the coding sequence ATGGCCGGCCTCCAGGTGCTTGTcgacgacggcggcagcggcggcgagaaGCGATGTGTGTGGGTGGACGTCCCTCCGGTGCGTGGTGCTCTGGTGATCAACGTCGGCGACCTGCTCCAGCTGGTGAGCAACGGGAGGCTGAAGAGCGTGGACCACCGGGTGGTGGCCAATAGGAGCAGCGACAGGGCAAGGATCTCGGTGGCGGCATTCTTCAATGCCGACCTGAGGAGGACCGAGGACGATGGCGGTGTACGGCCCCATCGAGGAACAGGTGTCCTCGTCGGCGCCGCCGTTGTACAGGAGCATCACGGTGGGGGAGTTCCTCTCTCACTATGA